The Elusimicrobiaceae bacterium region GGGGAACCATGGCGGAAAACAAACTTCTTGGACTGAAGCGGCTGGGACAGAGCGTATGGCTCGACAACCTCACCCGTGATTATCTTGATTCCGGCCGGTTCGAACGCTGGATCAGCGAAGACGGCGTTTGCGGAGTAACCTCCAACCCGACTATTTTCGAAAAAGCCATCACCTCCAGCGCGGCGTACGACAAGGATATCAAACGCCTGGCTCAAGCCGGCCTCTCGCCCGAGCGGATTTTCGAGGAACTGGCGGTTGAGGATATCCGCCGCGCGGCCGACATTTTCCGCCCGGTGCACGACAGATCCGGCGGGGCGGACGGGTTCATCAGCATCGAAGTGCCGCCCGCGCTCGCGCACGACGCCGACGCCACGTTGATAAAAGGCCGGGAACTGTTCAAAAAAATCGGCCGCCCCAACGTGATGATAAAAGTGCCCGCCACCCGCGCCGGCCTGCGCGCGGTCAAACTGCTGATTTTCGAAGGCGTCCATGTAAACGCGACGCTGCTTTTTTCGCCGCGCAGGTACGAGGAAACCGCGCTCGCCTATATTGAAGGGCTGGAATGGCGGTACCGGCGGGGCCTGCAGGTTGACTCGGTTAATTCCGTAGCGAGTTTCTTTGTCAGCCGCATTGACACCGAAATTGACGCGCTGCTCGACGAGGCGGCCGCCAACGCCTCCGATCCGGCCCGGAAAAACAGGCTGCTCGGCCTGAGGGGAAAAACCGCCATCGCCAACAGCAAGGAAGCGTACAAGGCGTTCTCGTCCATTTTCGCCACTTCGGAATCGTTTCTGCGCATGCGCGCCAACGGGGCGCGGGTGCAGCGTATTTTATGGGCGTCCACGGGCGCGAAAAACCCGGCCTATCCGCCCACCGTTTATGTGGACGGACTGATCGGCGCGGATACGGTAAACACCATGCCGGAAAAAACGCTCGACGCGTTTCGCGGCGCCGGAACACTTGCGGAAACTGTGGATAAAAACTATTGCACGGCCGCCGTACTGCTGGAAGAAATACGCGAACAGGGCGTGAAACTTGACGACGCGTATGACCGGCTTGAAAAAAACGGGATCGCCCAATTCGCCCGGTCATACGACCTGCTGACAGAGGCAATCGCGGCGAAAATAAAAACATTATAAACGACACGCAACGGAAAGGGGACTGGAACATGGCAACACTCAAACTGGGCAAAAAACTGGAAAAGAAAATTTCCCTCCGGACGCTGGAACAGAGCAATTTCGCGGCCAGGCTGTGGAAAAAAGACGCCACGCTCTGGCTGAACAGGCCCGACGAGGAAACCAAAAACCGCATGGGCTGGCTGACCGTGCCCGGCTTCATGCTGCAAAACAGCGCGGAACTGGAAACTTTCGCGGCGGACGCGGCGAAAGAGTTTAAATTCGCCGTCGTGCTGGGCATGGGCGGCTCAAGCCTCGCGCCGGAAGTGTTTGCGCGTGTTTTTCCGGTAAAAAAAGGGTATCCGCGGCTGCTGGTGCTCGACAGCACCAACCCCGCGTGGGTAGAGGAAATCCGGAAAACGGTGGATCTTGGAAAAACGCTTTTTATCTATTCCAGCAAATCCGGCGGAACGGTGGAGCCAAACTCGTTTTACCGGTATTTCCGGGCGGAACTGGAGAAAATCACCAGAACCCCGGGGAAACATTTTGTCGCGATAACGGACAAGGGATCCGGCCTTGAAACTCTGGCAAAAGAGCAGGGTTTCAGGAAAATCTTTATCAATCCGTCCGACATAGGGGGCCGGTTCTCCGCGCTTTCCTATTTCGGACTGGTGCCCGCCGCACTGATGGGCATAGACGTGCGCAAACTGCTTGAGCGCGCGGCCCGCGCCGGTGAGAACTGCAGGCGGACAGAACTTAAAACCAACGACGGCGTGCTGCTCGGCGCGGCGCTGGGCCAGTGCGCGCTTAGCGGGGCCGACAAACTGACCGTCATCACCGGGCCGGAACTGGAAACTTTCGGCCTGTGGATAGAGCAGTTAACCGGCGAAAGCACCGGAAAAAACGGCAAAGGGATAGTTCCCGTAGCGGGCGAAAAACCGCTGAAAAAACTCAATTACGGCAATGACCGGCTGTTCGTGGGAATAGGACTTGAAGCCGAATCCGTACTGGAAAAACTCGAAAAGGCGGGTCATTACACGGCGGCCCTTTCACTGGAGGACATCTATGATCTGGGCGCGCAGTTCATGCTTTGGGAAGTCGCAACAGCCGCGGCCGGCGCGGTGATGGGCATCAATCCCTACGACCAGCCCAACGTGCAGGAAGCTAAAAGCATGGCGCAGAAAGTGCTTTCCGCGTTCGATCCTAAAGCGCGGCCCGCACCGGTAAAAACCCCGCGGTTTTCGGCTTCGCAGGCCTATGCGGACAAAACCGTGACTGCCGCGAACTGGGCGGCAACGCTGTGCGGCTCGGTAAAGATGGGTGATTATATCGGCATTCTGGCTTACACGCCCGGCGGAACAAAGGAAGAAGCTTCGCTGAAGAAACTGCGCGCGCTGCTTGTGGAAACCACCGGCTGCGCCACGCTGTTCGGCTACGGGCCGCGTTATCTGCATTCCACCGGGCAGCTCCACAAGGGCGGCGCGAACAACGCCATATTTCTCATGATCACCTGCGACCCGCGGCGTGACCTGCCTGTGCCGGGCCAGAAATTCAGCTTTGACGGACTGTGTTCCGCACAGGCCGAGGGAGATTTCAAGGCGCTTGAAGCCAAAGGCCGCCGCGTAATACGCGTGCACCTGCCGGCTCCCTGCGCGAAAGGGCTGGCGGCGCTTAACGCCGGCCTGCTTGAAATAAGCAAAAATAAACAAAATGTGAGGGAGACCATGCCAGTAAAAACAAAACCCGTAACCAACAAAACCGCCACCACAACCAGCACCGCCGCAAAAACAACCGTGAAACCCGCTGTTGCAAAAGCGACCACCGCCACAACCCGGAAAACGACAACCACGAAAAAAACCGGCACGACAGAAACCGTCAACACTACTTATGTGACCATTGATTATCCCATTACCAACGAGACAATCAGCCAGTGCCACTATGTGTTCCGCATAGGCGCAAGTTCAAACGGCTATGTGGAACTGTGCCTCAACAACGGCGAATGGCTGCCATGCCGCCACTCGGTAGGCTACTGGTGGTACGACTGGAACGCGACGCCCGGCAATTACACCGCCACGGCGCGCATTACCACTCCCACCGGGGTGGTGACCACTAAAACGAAACGTTTTAAAGTGGCCTGAAATTTGAAGTAAAAAACCATTAGCCGTCCGGGCGCTATTAACCCCGGACGGCAATGGTACCGCATACGGAAGGCTCAAAAACCTGCCCTGAGTGGATATTTGTTGTAAAAACACAGCATGCAAGACACCGGCAAAAAACTTTTCATACGGACTTTCGGGTGCCAGATGAACGAGGCGGACTCCGACGAAATGTATCTCGCGCTGGCGCAGGCGGGATACCGGCTGACCGACGATATGGAAGACGCCGACGCCGTCCTGCTCAATACCTGCACCGTGCGGGAGCATGCGGAACACCGCGCGCTCTCGCTGGTGGGGCGGCTGAAGTTCTGGAAACAGCGCCGGACGGGAAGACTGATTATCGTGGCCGGCTGCGCGGCACAGAGGCTGGGAAGCGAACTGCGCCGGCGGTTCCCGCATGTTGATCTGGCGGCTGGCGCAAAAGACCTTGACCGGTTCGCCGAATTGTTCGCGTTTGCGGCGGACACCGGCGCAAAGGCTTTCCCGGTTGCGCAACGGAACGCGCCGCTTGTCGCCTATTCCACCATCATGCGCGGGTGCAGCCACGCCTGCGCCTACTGTATCGTGCCGGCGGTGAGAGGGCCGGGTGTTTCGCGCGATCCCGGTGAAATACTTGCGGAAATAAAAGACAAGGCGGCGCGCGGCGCGCGCGAAATCGTGCTGCTTGGCCAGACCGTGAACTCCTATCGCCACGCCGGCGGCGAAACGGATTTTCCCGCGCTGCTCAGAAAAGCGCACGCCATCGAGAGTATACAGAGAATCCGTTTCATAAGCCCGCATCCGGGCTACATCAACGAAGACTTCGCGGAAACGCTCGAACGCTTTCCGAAAATAGCGCGCCACATGCACCTGCCGGTACAAAGCGGCTCGGACCGGATCCTCGCCCTTATGAAGCGCGGCTACACCCGAGCCGGCCTGCTGGAAAAAATTTCGCTTTTAAAAACCCGCGTGCCGGATATTGCCGTATCAACTGACTTTATTGTAGGATTTCCTTCAGAGCAGGAAACCGATTTCGCGGATACGCTGTCGCTTGTTCGGGAATGCGGGTTCTCGTTCGCTTACTGTTTCAAGTATTCGCCCCGCGCGGGCACGCCTGCCGCGGAGATGCCCGAACAGCCTGACGGCATTACTCTGGAAGATCGGCTCGCAAGACTGCTGGCCGAAGTTAAGGAGACTGCGGCGCGGCGCTTTGAGGAACAGGTGGGCACAGTGCAGGAAACGCTTTTCGAAACACCTGACAAAGGACGCACCTCTACCAATTACTGGGTGCGGACGAAGTCGCAACAAACGCCGGGAACGCTGGTAAAAACGAAAATAACAGGGCTGCAGGGCAATACACTGCTGGCTGATCTATGACACCAAGGAACCATATGGAAAAGGAAAGCAAGTTTCAGGAGCGAAGAAAACATGTACGGCTGCCGATCATACACGGCGTGGTGGAACCGGTCAATCTGGCGTTTGAAGACAGTTCGGGCAATATGATAACGCAGCCCGCAATACTGTCGAATCTTTCGTCCGGCGGAATGCGGCTCATGACGTTTCTTGATCCTCCGAAAGGCAACCTGCTGGATATGTCGTTGGAACTGCCGGGCCTGGGCAAGATACCCGTGCAGGGCAGAATAGCCTGGGTGCGCGGCAAGGGCGGAGTGTTCATGACCGGCATAGCGTTCACCGAAATCGGCAAGACGGCCGTGGCCAGAATCAACGCGATGGCGGAAGATTACGAAGATTGCGAAACCCGCGTCACGCTCAAACTGCCGGAAGCCTGCGTAGGCAACTGCAAATGCCATTACCTGTGCAACAAGCCGCAGAAAGACGAAACCCTGTTTGAAACCAGGCCCGCCAGACCGGCCGGCAAAAAAACCGGCTCCGGCTCGCCGAAAAAGAAATAAACTTCCGGCAAATGACAAGCCCCCGCAACCCCGATCTGCGCCCGATAGTGATAATGGGCCCCACCGCCTCCGGCAAAACCGAACTGGCGCTGGAAACCGCCCGGGAGTGCGGGGGCGAAGTTATTTCGGCCGACTCCCGGCAGGTATACCGGCTCCTGTCGGCCGGCACGGCCAAGCCGCCGGGGCAATGGCGCGACACGCCATACGGTCCGGTCTATTTTGTGCGCGACATTGCGTGCCATCTGGTGGATTTTCTAGATCCGCAATCCTCGTACGACACGATGACGTTTATTGCGCAGGCGAAAAAACTCGCGCAGGACATAACGGCACGGGGAAAAACTCCTATTTTCGCGGGCGGGACGGGCATGTATATCCAGGCCTACTGGAACGGGCTGGACGATCTGCCCGAGGCCTCCCCTGAAATCCGCGAACGCCTGCACAGGGAAATACTGACCAGCGGCAACGCGACGGTGCATGCGCGGCTGGCAAGCGTTGATCCCGCCGCCGCAGCTAAAATACCTGCCGGCAACACGCAGCGCCTGATCCGCGCGCTGGAAGTGCATGAGCTGACGGGGCGTCCCATCTCGGCTATCTGGACGCGGGGCTATTACGGGGTATTGCCCACCCACGAGGCCGATTTTCTTGTCATTGAATGGGACAAGGAAATACTGCACGCCCGCATTCACGGCCGCACGAAACAGATTTTCGAGCCGATGCTGGAAGAAACCGCCGCGCTTTTGAACTCAGGCTGCCCGGCGGACTGTCCGGCCCTCAAGAGTCTGGGCTACCCACAGGCGCTTGACTGCATAAACAACGGAGCCAGCAGGCCCGACGCAATCCACAAAATCACCTCGCTCACCCAGTCCTACGCGAAACGGCAGATGACCTGGCTGAGAAGATATCAGAACGTGCCGCGCATCAGGCTCGCAAAACCGGAAGACTGGGATCCCGCGCGGCTGGCGGCCAAAATCCGCGACAACCGCGAAAACCGGGCCGAGCACAGCGTTTCGCTGTTTTGACACAGGACTCCCTAAATAAATGGAAAAAGCCATACTGGTGGGCGCGGAACTCAAATCCGCGCAGGCAGGGATCGGAGAATCGCTCGCGGAACTTGAGCGGCTGGCCAATACGGCCGGAGCGGAAGCGCTTAAAACCGTCGCGGCGCGGCTGCAGGCCTATAACCCCGCCACGTTTATCGGCAAGGGCAAGGCCCTGGAAATAGCGGAACTGGCGGAACAGCTCGAGGCGGACGCCGTCATTTTTGATGACGATTTGAGCCCGGCCCAGCAGCGCAATCTCGACGAGCTGATGCCCGCGAAAGTAATTGACCGCACGAGGCTGATTCTGGATATTTTCGCCCAGCGCGCCCGCACCCGCGAAGGCGTGCTGCAGGTGGAACTGGCGCAGCTCACCTACAATCTGCCCCGGCTGACCGGGCGCGGCACCGCCATGATGCAGCAGACCGGCGGCATCGGCACACGCGGGCCGGGCGAACGCAAGCTGGAATATGACCGGCGGCGCATCAGGGAGCGGATCGCGCGGCTGCAAACCGATATTGACGCGATCACCCGCGAGCGGCGCACCCAGCGCAAGAACCGCGCCAATATTCCGATGCCGCAAATTGCGCTGGCAGGCTATACAAACGCGGGCAAATCAACCCTTCTGAACCGGCTGACGGGAGGAAAGTCGGAAGTCTATGTGGACGACATGCTGTTCGCCACGCTCGACCCGACCACCCGGCGCGTTAACCTGCCAAGCGGCGGACAGGCGTTATTTTCGGATACCGTTGGTTTTATCCAGAAACTGCCGCACATGCTGGTGGCTTCGTTTCGGGCGACGCTTGAGGAAATCGCCGTGACCGACTGCGTAGTGCACGTCCGCAACGCCGCCAGCGAATTCGTGAACGAACAAAGCAAAACCGTGCAGGATACCCTCGCCGAAATCGGCGCGCAGGACGTGCCGGTGCTGGATGTTTTCAATAAAATTGACGCGGCCGACAAATTCACGCTCGCCGAACTGAAAACCCGATATCCGCAGGCGGTATTCATCTCCGCCACCGAAAATACCGGCGTGACGGAAATGCTCGAACGGGTAGAAACGCTGCTGAGCGCGCGCTGGAAACCGCGGGTTCTTACCGTACCGGCCGGCAAAGAGGCGCTTGTTGACACTATCTACACCACTGCGCTGGTGACCGGGCGCGCGCACGATGCGCAAGGCCGGACAATGCTTCATTTCATGGCTACGGACGGCAATTGGGCGCGCATACTCAAAAAATCCGGACAGCCCTGACGGCCCCGCTAACCCCGCCATCAAAGCACTGGCCCGGTGTTTCCGAATTTGTATAATGTATATGTATATACACCTCGCGGGCTGACCCGCGATACTCCCCAGAGGTATTGAAATGACTGAAATAGTATTGCTTCTTGCGGCAAGCTACATTCTCGGCGGAATCCCCTCGGGCTATCTGATAGCCCGGTCCGTAAAAGGAATAGACATCAGGGAGCACGGCTCCGGCAATCCGGGCGCGGCGAACGTATATCGCATAGTAGGCAAATGGGCGGGATGGGGGACCATGCTGGGCGACTCGCTCAAAGGGTTTGTGCCGGTTACCCTGGCCATTCATTTTTACCCGGACAATTACTGGCTCGCCATAGCCTGCGGCATCATGGCGATTATCAGCCATATGTGGAGCATTTTCCTTAAATTCCGGGGCGGCAAAGGCGTTGCCACGTCACTCGGCGTGTTTGCGGCTTTGCTGCCGGTGCCTACGCTGATAGCGTTTGTGGTGTTTGTGGTGTCGGTGGCGCTGAGCGGGCATATTTCGGTCGGCTCGATTGTGGCGGGCGTGACACTGCCGATCGTCAGCTTCGCCATGGGCAAGTATCCGCTGCCGTTTCTGGTGACGGTATCGCTGGTGTCCGCTCTGATAATAGTGCGCCATATTCCCAACATCAAACGCCTCATTAAAAATCAGGAACTGGCTTTTGAAGACGGCACAAAACGAGACCCTAAAGAGCTTCCCGCCAAGAAAAACTGACAATGATCAACAAAGTCGCCGTTTTCGGAGCCGGAGTATGGGGCAGCGTACTCGCCCAGCACATAGCCAAACAGGGCCGCAGCGTGGTGGTGTGGGAATACTTCGAGCATCTCGTAAATAAAATAGCAGAACACGGCGGCGCGCATCCGCATATCCCGGGCTTTCATTTCCGCCGCGATATCGTGATAACGCGCGATATGGACGCCGCGCTGGCCGATGCCGACCTGATCCTGATTGTCACGTCCTCCAAAAGCGTGCGCAGGCTGGCGCATGATATCGGCATCCGGCTCCGCGGCAAACGCATTCCCGTGGTAAGCGCGGCCAAAGGCATAGAAGACGAAAGCCTGCTGACCCTTACCGAAATCATCGAGCAGGAAATACCGGCCGAGAAAGATTGCGTAATGGCGTTTTCAGGCCCCAGTTTCGCGCTTGAAGTTGCGCACGCCATGCCGACAAAAATAGTGCTGGCGGGCCGCAACCGCAGACTGCTGGAGCGCACGGTTCCGGTTTTCAACAGTTATCCTATAAGCGTGGAGCTGTCGGACGATCCCACCGGAGTGCAGTGGGCGGGCGCGGCAAAAAACGTGCTGGCCATAGCCTGCGGCGTGGCGGAAGGGCTGGGCAAAACGATCAACACCAAGGCCGCGCTGGTGACTCTGGCCATGCGCGAAATGCACGACGTGGTGCTGGCCGCAGGCGGCACGGGTGA contains the following coding sequences:
- the tal gene encoding transaldolase, producing the protein MAENKLLGLKRLGQSVWLDNLTRDYLDSGRFERWISEDGVCGVTSNPTIFEKAITSSAAYDKDIKRLAQAGLSPERIFEELAVEDIRRAADIFRPVHDRSGGADGFISIEVPPALAHDADATLIKGRELFKKIGRPNVMIKVPATRAGLRAVKLLIFEGVHVNATLLFSPRRYEETALAYIEGLEWRYRRGLQVDSVNSVASFFVSRIDTEIDALLDEAAANASDPARKNRLLGLRGKTAIANSKEAYKAFSSIFATSESFLRMRANGARVQRILWASTGAKNPAYPPTVYVDGLIGADTVNTMPEKTLDAFRGAGTLAETVDKNYCTAAVLLEEIREQGVKLDDAYDRLEKNGIAQFARSYDLLTEAIAAKIKTL
- the miaB gene encoding tRNA (N6-isopentenyl adenosine(37)-C2)-methylthiotransferase MiaB, which gives rise to MQDTGKKLFIRTFGCQMNEADSDEMYLALAQAGYRLTDDMEDADAVLLNTCTVREHAEHRALSLVGRLKFWKQRRTGRLIIVAGCAAQRLGSELRRRFPHVDLAAGAKDLDRFAELFAFAADTGAKAFPVAQRNAPLVAYSTIMRGCSHACAYCIVPAVRGPGVSRDPGEILAEIKDKAARGAREIVLLGQTVNSYRHAGGETDFPALLRKAHAIESIQRIRFISPHPGYINEDFAETLERFPKIARHMHLPVQSGSDRILALMKRGYTRAGLLEKISLLKTRVPDIAVSTDFIVGFPSEQETDFADTLSLVRECGFSFAYCFKYSPRAGTPAAEMPEQPDGITLEDRLARLLAEVKETAARRFEEQVGTVQETLFETPDKGRTSTNYWVRTKSQQTPGTLVKTKITGLQGNTLLADL
- a CDS encoding PilZ domain-containing protein is translated as MEKESKFQERRKHVRLPIIHGVVEPVNLAFEDSSGNMITQPAILSNLSSGGMRLMTFLDPPKGNLLDMSLELPGLGKIPVQGRIAWVRGKGGVFMTGIAFTEIGKTAVARINAMAEDYEDCETRVTLKLPEACVGNCKCHYLCNKPQKDETLFETRPARPAGKKTGSGSPKKK
- the miaA gene encoding tRNA (adenosine(37)-N6)-dimethylallyltransferase MiaA, which gives rise to MTSPRNPDLRPIVIMGPTASGKTELALETARECGGEVISADSRQVYRLLSAGTAKPPGQWRDTPYGPVYFVRDIACHLVDFLDPQSSYDTMTFIAQAKKLAQDITARGKTPIFAGGTGMYIQAYWNGLDDLPEASPEIRERLHREILTSGNATVHARLASVDPAAAAKIPAGNTQRLIRALEVHELTGRPISAIWTRGYYGVLPTHEADFLVIEWDKEILHARIHGRTKQIFEPMLEETAALLNSGCPADCPALKSLGYPQALDCINNGASRPDAIHKITSLTQSYAKRQMTWLRRYQNVPRIRLAKPEDWDPARLAAKIRDNRENRAEHSVSLF
- the hflX gene encoding GTPase HflX — its product is MEKAILVGAELKSAQAGIGESLAELERLANTAGAEALKTVAARLQAYNPATFIGKGKALEIAELAEQLEADAVIFDDDLSPAQQRNLDELMPAKVIDRTRLILDIFAQRARTREGVLQVELAQLTYNLPRLTGRGTAMMQQTGGIGTRGPGERKLEYDRRRIRERIARLQTDIDAITRERRTQRKNRANIPMPQIALAGYTNAGKSTLLNRLTGGKSEVYVDDMLFATLDPTTRRVNLPSGGQALFSDTVGFIQKLPHMLVASFRATLEEIAVTDCVVHVRNAASEFVNEQSKTVQDTLAEIGAQDVPVLDVFNKIDAADKFTLAELKTRYPQAVFISATENTGVTEMLERVETLLSARWKPRVLTVPAGKEALVDTIYTTALVTGRAHDAQGRTMLHFMATDGNWARILKKSGQP
- the plsY gene encoding glycerol-3-phosphate 1-O-acyltransferase PlsY, with the translated sequence MTEIVLLLAASYILGGIPSGYLIARSVKGIDIREHGSGNPGAANVYRIVGKWAGWGTMLGDSLKGFVPVTLAIHFYPDNYWLAIACGIMAIISHMWSIFLKFRGGKGVATSLGVFAALLPVPTLIAFVVFVVSVALSGHISVGSIVAGVTLPIVSFAMGKYPLPFLVTVSLVSALIIVRHIPNIKRLIKNQELAFEDGTKRDPKELPAKKN
- a CDS encoding NAD(P)H-dependent glycerol-3-phosphate dehydrogenase translates to MINKVAVFGAGVWGSVLAQHIAKQGRSVVVWEYFEHLVNKIAEHGGAHPHIPGFHFRRDIVITRDMDAALADADLILIVTSSKSVRRLAHDIGIRLRGKRIPVVSAAKGIEDESLLTLTEIIEQEIPAEKDCVMAFSGPSFALEVAHAMPTKIVLAGRNRRLLERTVPVFNSYPISVELSDDPTGVQWAGAAKNVLAIACGVAEGLGKTINTKAALVTLAMREMHDVVLAAGGTGETVYGLAGLGDFILTGTSTLSRNTRLGIKLGQGKALAQARGEINTVTEGADSVESIYSFACAKKLNVPLINAVHDIIRKGSPAETVLHALGF